The following proteins are co-located in the Spirosoma montaniterrae genome:
- a CDS encoding head GIN domain-containing protein, which translates to MKISGGTNTTDKRAVSNFMAIDVSRAIQVRITKGTMPSLTLETGVNFLPYIITEVRQGVLVLTIKDDVQLLDGSIIANVVMPSLVSVRASGASVISSSDTFGATDFATTLTGASQLSMPLTMQSITATIEGASTVRLTGQAQTLTVAGLSGASQLLSGELLTNVCSLNVSGASRAEVNVKKTLSGTVSGASQVQYWGGIVASLHVDASSTVSRL; encoded by the coding sequence ATGAAAATTTCAGGCGGCACTAACACAACCGACAAACGAGCCGTTTCTAATTTTATGGCTATTGATGTGTCGCGTGCCATTCAGGTGCGGATAACCAAAGGAACAATGCCCAGTTTAACGCTCGAAACAGGCGTCAACTTTCTGCCCTATATCATCACCGAAGTAAGGCAGGGCGTACTGGTGCTGACTATAAAAGATGATGTACAGTTGCTCGATGGCTCCATTATTGCGAACGTCGTTATGCCTTCGCTCGTATCGGTTCGGGCGTCGGGCGCATCGGTTATCAGCAGTTCCGATACGTTTGGAGCAACAGACTTTGCGACAACTTTGACGGGTGCCAGCCAACTAAGTATGCCCCTGACTATGCAATCGATTACAGCAACAATTGAAGGGGCATCAACGGTCCGCCTTACTGGTCAGGCACAGACGTTGACAGTAGCTGGCCTGAGTGGAGCCAGTCAGCTACTAAGCGGAGAGTTACTGACCAACGTGTGTTCGCTGAATGTATCAGGAGCGAGCCGAGCTGAAGTGAACGTTAAGAAAACACTTAGCGGAACAGTGTCCGGAGCCAGTCAAGTGCAATACTGGGGCGGTATCGTTGCTTCTTTACATGTAGATGCTTCCTCTACGGTTTCCCGACTGTAG
- the tig gene encoding trigger factor, which translates to MEITLEKASDTNASLNITLTPADYKPEVDKKLKEYGRKVQLKGFRPGHVPTSLVQKMYGKSILVDEINAMLSRTVSQYIRENKLQVVGDPVPNRDQADAIDWDNQTEFAFSYTLGLASEFDIDFSDLPSVTRYDIQAGEAEVSSTIADLQQRFHSHTHADEVGDSDTIYGELKQVNTPEGAEAFAAKTAFPMAQMADDAKGQFVGKKKDDTITFLLEQAFPDEKARANATGVKKDEAANLTGEFTFTIDDITRHEPAELNQEFFDKVLGAGAVDNEEQLRVKVAEIIQGNYARESDSLLRLDIEKNLLDNTPILLPDEFLKNWLLEVNEGKFTPEQIDEQYDDFTKSVKLQLIKNKIADKADIKVEFEEVLNVTRQMVREQFGFMGGENEEMNQTIDRIARNYLMDEKNNGQNYTSTFNRVYDDKVIEYAKTQLTIVSQDVTVDEFKAMAESR; encoded by the coding sequence GTGGAAATTACGCTCGAAAAAGCCAGCGACACCAATGCTTCGCTGAACATCACGCTGACCCCGGCTGATTACAAGCCCGAAGTCGATAAAAAATTGAAAGAGTATGGCCGCAAGGTTCAACTGAAGGGCTTTCGGCCCGGCCACGTACCGACGTCGCTCGTGCAGAAGATGTACGGTAAGAGCATTCTGGTCGATGAGATCAACGCCATGTTGAGCCGCACGGTGAGCCAATACATCCGTGAGAACAAACTACAGGTTGTGGGCGACCCGGTGCCGAATCGCGATCAGGCCGATGCCATCGACTGGGATAACCAAACGGAGTTTGCGTTTAGCTACACGCTGGGGCTGGCGTCGGAGTTCGACATAGATTTCTCCGATCTGCCGAGTGTTACCCGCTACGACATTCAGGCTGGCGAAGCTGAAGTAAGCAGCACTATTGCCGATTTGCAGCAGCGGTTTCATAGCCATACACATGCCGACGAAGTGGGCGATTCCGACACCATTTACGGCGAACTGAAGCAGGTAAATACACCCGAAGGAGCAGAGGCTTTTGCGGCTAAAACCGCCTTCCCGATGGCGCAAATGGCCGATGACGCCAAAGGTCAATTCGTCGGTAAGAAAAAAGACGATACCATCACGTTCTTGCTGGAGCAGGCGTTTCCCGATGAGAAAGCCCGCGCCAACGCTACCGGTGTGAAAAAAGATGAAGCCGCCAACCTGACCGGCGAGTTTACATTTACGATTGACGACATTACCCGCCACGAACCTGCCGAACTGAATCAGGAGTTTTTCGATAAGGTGCTGGGAGCCGGTGCTGTCGACAACGAAGAGCAACTGCGCGTGAAGGTAGCCGAGATTATTCAGGGGAACTACGCCCGCGAGTCGGACAGTCTGCTGCGGCTCGACATTGAAAAAAACCTACTCGACAACACACCTATTCTGCTGCCCGACGAGTTCCTGAAAAACTGGTTGCTCGAAGTCAACGAAGGTAAGTTTACGCCCGAGCAGATTGACGAGCAGTACGACGATTTCACCAAGTCGGTGAAGTTGCAGCTTATCAAGAACAAAATTGCCGACAAGGCCGACATCAAGGTTGAGTTTGAGGAAGTGCTGAACGTGACCCGCCAAATGGTGCGCGAACAGTTCGGCTTCATGGGTGGTGAAAATGAGGAGATGAATCAAACCATCGACCGCATTGCCCGCAACTACCTGATGGACGAGAAAAACAACGGTCAGAACTACACGAGCACGTTTAACCGGGTGTATGACGACAAAGTAATCGAATACGCCAAAACGCAACTGACCATTGTCTCCCAGGACGTAACGGTCGATGAGTTCAAGGCAATGGCTGAGAGTAGATAA
- a CDS encoding adenylate/guanylate cyclase domain-containing protein, with translation MPELFATLLRNFRRKPIGIGASNYPLRVSGVLMANLIMLGYGYDFGFSDALIGIILYFLIRPHLLYVLYRFSGSNYNVELIWLWFDTFWAGIVMVMLSFSIQASVALAIMTCAGNIGVRGMRQFLYGLLAIGLGIGFAGLFMPIQFNYQHGFYVDLATGFSISVYTLFFSYTAYRSAIYQKKLRKEIEREKQHSDELLLNILPEELVNELKEKGITQTRLHDEVTIMFTDFKDSTQISEHLSPTELVEEIDYCFRNFDRIISRYDSIEKIKTIGDAYLCVGGLPSSHPTHATDIVSAALEMRDFIRRRGEQLQGQGKQAFQIQIGVHSGPVVAGVVGATKFAYDIWGDTVNTAARLESSSEPGHINVSEATYLRIKSQFECLYRGKISAKNKADMAMYYVESAFQLSALYQPV, from the coding sequence ATGCCGGAACTATTCGCTACACTTCTTCGTAATTTTCGCCGGAAGCCAATCGGCATTGGAGCCAGTAATTATCCACTCAGAGTCAGCGGGGTGCTAATGGCGAACCTGATTATGTTGGGCTACGGCTATGACTTCGGCTTTTCAGACGCGCTTATCGGTATCATCCTGTACTTTCTGATTCGCCCGCACTTGTTGTATGTGCTCTATCGGTTCAGTGGCTCAAACTACAATGTCGAATTAATCTGGCTTTGGTTCGATACGTTCTGGGCGGGTATCGTGATGGTTATGCTTTCGTTTTCAATACAGGCGTCGGTTGCGCTCGCTATCATGACCTGCGCCGGTAACATCGGCGTGCGGGGTATGCGGCAGTTTTTATACGGACTACTTGCCATTGGACTGGGCATCGGTTTTGCCGGGCTGTTCATGCCCATTCAGTTCAACTATCAGCACGGTTTCTACGTCGATCTGGCAACCGGGTTTTCCATTTCGGTCTACACGCTATTTTTCTCGTATACGGCTTATCGGTCAGCCATTTATCAGAAAAAGCTGCGTAAAGAAATTGAGCGCGAAAAGCAGCATTCCGATGAACTGCTGCTCAATATTCTGCCCGAAGAACTCGTCAACGAATTAAAAGAAAAAGGCATTACCCAGACCCGGCTGCACGACGAGGTAACGATTATGTTTACTGATTTCAAAGACTCTACGCAAATCAGCGAACACCTTAGCCCAACTGAACTGGTAGAGGAAATCGATTACTGTTTCCGTAATTTCGACCGGATCATCAGCCGCTACGATAGCATCGAAAAAATCAAAACCATTGGTGATGCTTACTTGTGTGTGGGTGGGTTGCCCAGTTCGCACCCTACCCACGCTACCGATATTGTGAGTGCTGCGCTCGAAATGCGTGACTTCATCCGTCGGCGCGGAGAACAACTCCAGGGGCAGGGCAAACAGGCATTTCAGATACAAATTGGTGTTCATAGCGGGCCGGTGGTGGCGGGGGTTGTTGGGGCAACCAAATTTGCTTACGACATTTGGGGCGATACAGTGAACACCGCAGCCCGGCTGGAGTCATCGAGCGAACCGGGACACATAAACGTCTCAGAAGCAACGTATCTGCGCATTAAATCGCAGTTCGAGTGTCTGTACCGGGGAAAAATATCGGCCAAAAATAAAGCCGATATGGCGATGTACTATGTAGAGTCCGCCTTTCAATTATCCGCCCTTTATCAGCCCGTATGA